In Dromiciops gliroides isolate mDroGli1 chromosome 5, mDroGli1.pri, whole genome shotgun sequence, the following are encoded in one genomic region:
- the SUV39H2 gene encoding histone-lysine N-methyltransferase SUV39H2 isoform X2, translating into MAAAAAGARGAWCVPCLASLDTLQELCRKEKLTCKSIGITKRNLNNYEVEYLCDYKIEKDMEYYLVKWKGWPETTNTWEPSRNLKCPLLLEQFYNDQRDYLSQLKQGKAVMLKNDIKSLKPAIAEYVVKKAKQRVALQRWQEELNRKKNHKGMIFVENTVDLEGPPLDFYYINEYKPAPGINLTNEAIVGCMCTDCFFEKCCPAEAGVHLAYNKKRQIKIQPGTPIYECNSRCKCGPDCPNRIVQKGTPYSLCIFRTSNGCGWGVKTLVKIKRMSFVMEYVGECDPNLQVFNVFIDNLDTRLPRIALFSTRTIHPGEELTFDYQMKGSGDISSESIDLSPAKKRVRTVCKCGSVSCRGYLN; encoded by the exons ATGGCGGCGGCCGCGGCCGGAGCGCGAGGAG CTTGGTGTGTGCCTTGCCTAGCTTCACTTGATACTCTTCAGGAATTATGTAGAAAGGAAAAGCTCACATGTAAATCGATTGGAATCACCAAAAGGAATCTAAATAATTATGAGGTGGAATACTTGTGTGACTACAAGATAGAAAAG gATATGGAATATTACCTTGTAAAATGGAAAGGATGGCCAGAAACTACAAATACTTGGGAACCTTCAAGAAATCTCAAATGTCCATTACTTCTTGAACAGTTTTATAATGACCAGCGTGATTATTTGTCTCAGCTAAAGCAAGGCAAAGCAGTAATGTTGAAAAATGATATCAAAAGTTTGAAGCCTGCTATTGCTGAGTATGTTGTAAAGAAGGCTAAACAAAGGGTAGCTCTGCAGAGATGGCAAGAGGAGCTtaacagaaaaaagaaccataaaGGAATGATCTTTGTTGAAAACACTGTTGATCTGGAAGGCCCACCTTTAGACTTCTACTACATTAATGAATACAAACCTGCTCCTGGAATCAATTTAACAAATGAAGCCATAGTTGGTTGTATGTGCACAGATTGCTTCTTTGAGAAGTGCTGCCCCGCAGAAGCTGGAGTTCATTTGGCTTACAATAAAAAAAGGCAGATAAAAATCCAACCTGGCACTCCTATCTATGAGTGCAATTCAAGGTGTAAATGTGGGCCAGATTGCCCCAATAGGATTGTTCAGAAAGGGACACCGTATTCACTTTGCATCTTTCGAACTAGCAATGGCTGTGGCTGGGGAGTGAAAACCCttgtgaaaattaaaagaatgagttTTGTCATGGAGTATGTTGGAGAG TGTGACCCAAATCTTCAGGTGTTCAATGTCTTCATTGATAACCTTGACACTCGCCTTCCTAGAATAGCACTGTTTTCTACAAGAACGATACATCCCGGAGAAGAGCTTACTTTTGATTATCAAATGAAAG GTTCTGGAGATATATCTTCAGAGTCTATTGACCTCAGCCCAGCCAAAAAGAGGGTCAGAACTGTGTGCAAGTGTGGATCTGTGTCTTGCAGAGGTTACCTCAACTAA
- the SUV39H2 gene encoding histone-lysine N-methyltransferase SUV39H2 isoform X3, whose product MEYYLVKWKGWPETTNTWEPSRNLKCPLLLEQFYNDQRDYLSQLKQGKAVMLKNDIKSLKPAIAEYVVKKAKQRVALQRWQEELNRKKNHKGMIFVENTVDLEGPPLDFYYINEYKPAPGINLTNEAIVGCMCTDCFFEKCCPAEAGVHLAYNKKRQIKIQPGTPIYECNSRCKCGPDCPNRIVQKGTPYSLCIFRTSNGCGWGVKTLVKIKRMSFVMEYVGEVITSEEAERRGQLYDNKGITYLFDLDYESDEFTVDAARYGNVSHFVNHSCDPNLQVFNVFIDNLDTRLPRIALFSTRTIHPGEELTFDYQMKGSGDISSESIDLSPAKKRVRTVCKCGSVSCRGYLN is encoded by the exons ATGGAATATTACCTTGTAAAATGGAAAGGATGGCCAGAAACTACAAATACTTGGGAACCTTCAAGAAATCTCAAATGTCCATTACTTCTTGAACAGTTTTATAATGACCAGCGTGATTATTTGTCTCAGCTAAAGCAAGGCAAAGCAGTAATGTTGAAAAATGATATCAAAAGTTTGAAGCCTGCTATTGCTGAGTATGTTGTAAAGAAGGCTAAACAAAGGGTAGCTCTGCAGAGATGGCAAGAGGAGCTtaacagaaaaaagaaccataaaGGAATGATCTTTGTTGAAAACACTGTTGATCTGGAAGGCCCACCTTTAGACTTCTACTACATTAATGAATACAAACCTGCTCCTGGAATCAATTTAACAAATGAAGCCATAGTTGGTTGTATGTGCACAGATTGCTTCTTTGAGAAGTGCTGCCCCGCAGAAGCTGGAGTTCATTTGGCTTACAATAAAAAAAGGCAGATAAAAATCCAACCTGGCACTCCTATCTATGAGTGCAATTCAAGGTGTAAATGTGGGCCAGATTGCCCCAATAGGATTGTTCAGAAAGGGACACCGTATTCACTTTGCATCTTTCGAACTAGCAATGGCTGTGGCTGGGGAGTGAAAACCCttgtgaaaattaaaagaatgagttTTGTCATGGAGTATGTTGGAGAG GTTATCACAAGTGAAGAAGCTGAGAGACGAGGGCAGCTCTATGATAATAAAGGAATCACATATCTCTTTGATCTGGACTATGAATCTGATGAATTCACAGTGGATGCAGCTCGATATGGAAATGTGTCTCATTTTGTGAATCATAGT TGTGACCCAAATCTTCAGGTGTTCAATGTCTTCATTGATAACCTTGACACTCGCCTTCCTAGAATAGCACTGTTTTCTACAAGAACGATACATCCCGGAGAAGAGCTTACTTTTGATTATCAAATGAAAG GTTCTGGAGATATATCTTCAGAGTCTATTGACCTCAGCCCAGCCAAAAAGAGGGTCAGAACTGTGTGCAAGTGTGGATCTGTGTCTTGCAGAGGTTACCTCAACTAA
- the SUV39H2 gene encoding histone-lysine N-methyltransferase SUV39H2 isoform X1, which translates to MAAAAAGARGAWCVPCLASLDTLQELCRKEKLTCKSIGITKRNLNNYEVEYLCDYKIEKDMEYYLVKWKGWPETTNTWEPSRNLKCPLLLEQFYNDQRDYLSQLKQGKAVMLKNDIKSLKPAIAEYVVKKAKQRVALQRWQEELNRKKNHKGMIFVENTVDLEGPPLDFYYINEYKPAPGINLTNEAIVGCMCTDCFFEKCCPAEAGVHLAYNKKRQIKIQPGTPIYECNSRCKCGPDCPNRIVQKGTPYSLCIFRTSNGCGWGVKTLVKIKRMSFVMEYVGEVITSEEAERRGQLYDNKGITYLFDLDYESDEFTVDAARYGNVSHFVNHSCDPNLQVFNVFIDNLDTRLPRIALFSTRTIHPGEELTFDYQMKGSGDISSESIDLSPAKKRVRTVCKCGSVSCRGYLN; encoded by the exons ATGGCGGCGGCCGCGGCCGGAGCGCGAGGAG CTTGGTGTGTGCCTTGCCTAGCTTCACTTGATACTCTTCAGGAATTATGTAGAAAGGAAAAGCTCACATGTAAATCGATTGGAATCACCAAAAGGAATCTAAATAATTATGAGGTGGAATACTTGTGTGACTACAAGATAGAAAAG gATATGGAATATTACCTTGTAAAATGGAAAGGATGGCCAGAAACTACAAATACTTGGGAACCTTCAAGAAATCTCAAATGTCCATTACTTCTTGAACAGTTTTATAATGACCAGCGTGATTATTTGTCTCAGCTAAAGCAAGGCAAAGCAGTAATGTTGAAAAATGATATCAAAAGTTTGAAGCCTGCTATTGCTGAGTATGTTGTAAAGAAGGCTAAACAAAGGGTAGCTCTGCAGAGATGGCAAGAGGAGCTtaacagaaaaaagaaccataaaGGAATGATCTTTGTTGAAAACACTGTTGATCTGGAAGGCCCACCTTTAGACTTCTACTACATTAATGAATACAAACCTGCTCCTGGAATCAATTTAACAAATGAAGCCATAGTTGGTTGTATGTGCACAGATTGCTTCTTTGAGAAGTGCTGCCCCGCAGAAGCTGGAGTTCATTTGGCTTACAATAAAAAAAGGCAGATAAAAATCCAACCTGGCACTCCTATCTATGAGTGCAATTCAAGGTGTAAATGTGGGCCAGATTGCCCCAATAGGATTGTTCAGAAAGGGACACCGTATTCACTTTGCATCTTTCGAACTAGCAATGGCTGTGGCTGGGGAGTGAAAACCCttgtgaaaattaaaagaatgagttTTGTCATGGAGTATGTTGGAGAG GTTATCACAAGTGAAGAAGCTGAGAGACGAGGGCAGCTCTATGATAATAAAGGAATCACATATCTCTTTGATCTGGACTATGAATCTGATGAATTCACAGTGGATGCAGCTCGATATGGAAATGTGTCTCATTTTGTGAATCATAGT TGTGACCCAAATCTTCAGGTGTTCAATGTCTTCATTGATAACCTTGACACTCGCCTTCCTAGAATAGCACTGTTTTCTACAAGAACGATACATCCCGGAGAAGAGCTTACTTTTGATTATCAAATGAAAG GTTCTGGAGATATATCTTCAGAGTCTATTGACCTCAGCCCAGCCAAAAAGAGGGTCAGAACTGTGTGCAAGTGTGGATCTGTGTCTTGCAGAGGTTACCTCAACTAA